One Bacillota bacterium DNA segment encodes these proteins:
- the greA gene encoding transcription elongation factor GreA, producing MPEKEIILTRDGHNKLLEELRYLETIRRKEVAQRIKESIEFGDLSENSEYDDAKNEQAFVEGRIAQINDMLSMAKIIEDNGSSKTRNVAIGSFVLLLDIESNEEEEYQIVGSFEADPTNHKISNESPVGRAIMGKKAGDTVQVRVPEGFLEYKILKVSKNPISKKVATKR from the coding sequence TTGCCAGAAAAAGAGATTATTCTTACGCGTGATGGTCATAATAAGCTGCTTGAGGAGCTGCGCTATTTAGAAACAATCCGCCGCAAGGAGGTGGCGCAGCGGATTAAAGAATCTATTGAGTTTGGGGATTTAAGCGAGAACTCAGAGTACGATGATGCAAAGAATGAGCAGGCTTTTGTTGAAGGCAGGATTGCTCAAATTAATGACATGCTCTCGATGGCTAAGATTATCGAGGATAACGGCAGCAGCAAAACCCGCAATGTTGCCATAGGCTCTTTTGTTCTCCTACTTGATATTGAGTCCAATGAAGAGGAAGAGTATCAAATCGTGGGCTCATTTGAAGCCGACCCAACGAATCATAAAATTTCTAACGAATCACCGGTAGGTCGTGCTATAATGGGCAAGAAGGCAGGCGATACCGTCCAGGTTCGCGTGCCTGAGGGTTTCCTAGAGTATAAAATACTAAAAGTTAGCAAGAATCCTATTAGCAAGAAGGTCGCAACCAAAAGATAA
- a CDS encoding shikimate dehydrogenase: protein METFGFLVHPMNIEHVTKKYKIAKKVSPRVVASVLRRRRPLIFSEITGVRSVTGKEAIGWFIVVPFLPHQFYDLDQDYVIEKIVKACEMGRKEGAGIIGLGAFTAIPGEGGRLVDEMTSVPVTTGNTYTVVLAIEGTIEAARRMDINLDSSTLAIVGATGSIGSAAAELLADQFKEVILIGRNQGRLARLGERISNKNKQVKISSSLSAIRPADVIITVTGAVDAVINPNDIKPGAVICDVARPRDVAEAVTKMRKDVLVIDGGLTKIPGNVDLYDVLGLPKGLGLGCIAETMLLALEGKYESYTIGKDISIKKVNEMSEMAKKHGFKLAALRSFDKKLSDAHINKVRENAKLKAVAGR from the coding sequence ATGGAAACATTTGGATTTTTAGTCCACCCAATGAATATAGAACACGTGACTAAGAAATATAAAATAGCCAAGAAGGTCTCGCCAAGGGTGGTTGCCAGCGTTTTGAGAAGACGCAGACCCCTTATTTTCTCAGAGATCACCGGAGTTAGGTCTGTTACCGGAAAAGAGGCGATCGGATGGTTTATTGTTGTGCCGTTTCTTCCGCACCAATTTTATGATTTAGATCAGGATTATGTGATTGAGAAAATAGTGAAAGCCTGTGAAATGGGCAGGAAAGAGGGTGCGGGCATAATAGGGCTGGGAGCCTTTACCGCAATTCCGGGAGAGGGTGGCAGGTTGGTTGATGAGATGACCAGCGTGCCGGTCACAACAGGTAATACCTACACGGTTGTTCTTGCTATCGAGGGTACAATAGAGGCTGCAAGGAGGATGGACATAAACCTTGATTCTTCAACCCTGGCTATTGTTGGTGCTACTGGGTCTATTGGAAGTGCGGCTGCCGAGCTCCTAGCCGATCAATTTAAAGAAGTAATACTTATTGGTAGGAATCAGGGCAGGCTTGCAAGGCTGGGCGAACGCATATCGAACAAGAACAAGCAAGTGAAGATTTCAAGCTCTCTTTCCGCTATTCGACCTGCCGATGTAATTATAACGGTTACAGGTGCGGTCGATGCGGTCATTAACCCCAATGATATTAAGCCCGGTGCGGTCATCTGCGACGTTGCACGTCCTCGTGACGTAGCGGAGGCTGTTACAAAGATGAGGAAAGATGTTCTAGTTATTGATGGGGGTCTTACAAAAATTCCTGGGAATGTAGACCTTTATGATGTTCTTGGCCTGCCTAAAGGGCTTGGGCTGGGCTGCATTGCGGAAACGATGCTGCTGGCTCTTGAGGGAAAATATGAAAGCTATACCATTGGCAAGGATATATCAATAAAAAAAGTAAACGAGATGTCTGAGATGGCTAAAAAGCATGGCTTTAAGCTGGCGGCTCTAAGAAGCTTCGATAAAAAGCTTTCTGATGCCCATATAAATAAGGTGCGGGAAAACGCAAAGCTCAAAGCTGTTGCCGGACGGTAA
- a CDS encoding quinate 5-dehydrogenase: MKTIVSASLGSSKRNHKVNISLLGEDFCIERIGTDGDLSRAMQLLKDLDGKVDAIGLGGIDLYLYADGKRYVIRDAQRLRKVVKKTPVVDGSGLKDSLERETIRFLAEVEGLPLSTKSVLMVSAVDRFGMAEALHGLGCKIIFGDLIFGLNIPIPIRTMDNFKMLAKIILPVVTKMPFKILYPTGSKQENNSSDKYARFYYESDIIAGDYLFIRKYMPKDMRGKWILTNTTTQQDVDDMKARGVELLITTTPVFNGRSFGTNVLEATLLALLDKKWEEVSSQDYLEILKKLDYKPRIERLN, translated from the coding sequence GTGAAGACTATAGTAAGCGCAAGTTTAGGATCTTCAAAAAGAAATCATAAAGTTAATATCAGTCTGCTCGGTGAGGATTTTTGCATAGAGCGAATTGGAACCGATGGCGATTTATCCAGAGCCATGCAACTATTAAAAGACCTTGATGGCAAAGTCGATGCGATTGGGCTCGGTGGGATAGATCTTTACCTGTATGCTGATGGAAAGCGCTATGTTATAAGGGATGCACAGAGGCTAAGAAAGGTTGTCAAAAAAACGCCGGTTGTTGATGGCAGCGGTCTTAAAGACTCACTTGAGCGTGAGACGATACGATTCCTTGCTGAAGTAGAGGGACTTCCGTTATCGACTAAATCGGTACTAATGGTGAGTGCGGTCGATAGGTTTGGAATGGCTGAGGCTCTGCATGGGCTTGGCTGCAAGATTATATTTGGCGATCTTATCTTTGGGCTTAACATACCTATTCCAATCCGTACGATGGATAATTTTAAGATGCTTGCTAAAATAATCTTGCCGGTTGTTACTAAGATGCCGTTTAAAATACTTTACCCGACAGGCAGCAAGCAGGAAAATAACTCATCTGACAAATATGCGCGGTTTTACTACGAATCAGATATCATAGCGGGGGATTATCTTTTTATTCGCAAATACATGCCAAAAGACATGAGGGGCAAGTGGATACTTACCAACACCACAACCCAACAGGATGTTGATGATATGAAGGCACGGGGTGTGGAGCTCTTGATAACCACTACTCCTGTTTTCAACGGCCGTTCATTTGGCACGAACGTCCTTGAAGCTACCTTATTGGCACTTTTAGATAAAAAGTGGGAAGAAGTAAGTTCACAGGACTATCTGGAAATCCTAAAGAAGCTCGATTATAAACCGAGGATTGAAAGGCTTAATTAA
- a CDS encoding transcriptional regulator, with product MKLHRIGDKIIDRDRLVNIISEILHRRAVGATQQEVAIALGLERSFVSHLEGLGEVRRGNRIAVVGFPIANKEELEKVAQEFAVDFIYFLSDTERKEYVRRKSGAQIFNELLALLAGLKDYDVVVFLASDKRIAMLEKILDREVVGISIGSSPIRRDRKVDQQALHDVLAGVTEGRERNSEDYSKRKFRIFKKKS from the coding sequence ATGAAGCTTCATAGGATAGGCGATAAGATCATCGATCGTGACCGGCTTGTAAATATAATCAGCGAGATTCTACATAGGCGAGCAGTCGGGGCGACCCAACAAGAAGTGGCTATAGCTCTTGGACTGGAGCGCTCGTTTGTTTCCCACCTTGAAGGCCTTGGCGAGGTAAGAAGGGGAAACCGGATTGCAGTAGTTGGCTTTCCGATTGCCAATAAGGAAGAACTTGAGAAAGTTGCACAGGAATTTGCGGTTGATTTTATTTACTTCTTAAGTGATACCGAGCGCAAAGAATACGTGCGAAGAAAAAGCGGAGCCCAGATCTTCAATGAGCTTCTCGCTCTGCTTGCGGGTCTTAAAGACTACGATGTTGTGGTGTTTCTGGCATCAGATAAGCGTATTGCAATGCTTGAGAAGATACTCGACCGTGAAGTGGTGGGGATTTCAATTGGAAGCTCACCCATAAGAAGAGACCGTAAAGTTGATCAACAGGCTCTACATGACGTACTTGCGGGCGTGACCGAGGGAAGAGAGCGGAACAGTGAAGACTATAGTAAGCGCAAGTTTAGGATCTTCAAAAAGAAATCATAA
- a CDS encoding trypsin-like peptidase domain-containing protein codes for MWKTVLTSFVSAVLGGLLVFFAMNAVAPADTGQTVNLSKVVRQQKSAGELSAEAIYENFAPGVVHIKSTFTQNRSSDFFGFIIPLPSQEKEASGSGFVIDKSGLIVTNAHVVQDSRVKASKIMVLLNDKDEVEAKLLGTDPSTDIAVLKIDPGKRNLKVLELGDSSKLKVGDTVYAIGSPFELNGTMTQGIVSAINRTIDSADRRFQIRGAIQTDAAVNPGNSGGPLLNAFGEVVGINSQIYTQSGDFAGIAFAIPSNTVKQIAEQISKNGKASHPWIGIAGREMDKAFADLVKAPVDKGVMVIQVMPGGPADKAGLRGSQVGIDTDTGEQYPVGGDIIVKIGNVNVTNMDDLLDFIDKHKVGEKIPLEIYRDGKRMTLKLELGERPEN; via the coding sequence GTGTGGAAAACGGTGTTAACTAGTTTCGTCTCGGCGGTGTTGGGAGGTTTATTGGTCTTCTTTGCGATGAATGCGGTGGCGCCTGCAGATACTGGACAGACGGTTAATCTCTCAAAAGTGGTGCGGCAGCAAAAATCGGCAGGAGAGCTTTCTGCTGAAGCTATCTATGAGAATTTTGCGCCGGGCGTAGTTCATATAAAATCGACCTTTACCCAGAACAGATCATCCGATTTCTTTGGTTTTATTATACCTCTGCCGTCACAGGAGAAAGAGGCTAGCGGATCAGGTTTTGTGATCGATAAATCGGGGCTTATTGTAACTAATGCTCACGTAGTTCAGGACTCAAGAGTTAAGGCAAGTAAAATAATGGTTCTCTTAAACGATAAGGATGAAGTTGAGGCAAAGCTTTTGGGAACCGACCCCAGTACCGATATTGCCGTTCTAAAAATTGACCCCGGAAAAAGGAATTTAAAAGTTCTCGAGTTGGGCGATAGCTCGAAACTTAAAGTTGGAGACACGGTTTATGCAATAGGCTCGCCATTTGAACTCAATGGCACAATGACTCAGGGTATAGTCAGTGCGATAAATAGGACAATCGACTCGGCCGACCGGAGGTTTCAGATAAGAGGTGCAATCCAAACCGACGCGGCAGTAAATCCTGGAAACAGCGGCGGACCGCTTCTTAATGCATTCGGTGAAGTTGTCGGTATAAACTCTCAGATTTATACGCAATCAGGTGATTTTGCTGGCATAGCTTTTGCCATCCCGAGCAATACGGTCAAGCAAATTGCTGAGCAAATCAGTAAGAATGGCAAGGCAAGCCACCCATGGATCGGAATTGCTGGGCGGGAAATGGACAAAGCATTTGCTGACCTTGTAAAAGCCCCAGTTGATAAGGGTGTCATGGTAATCCAGGTCATGCCGGGCGGTCCTGCAGATAAAGCAGGACTTAGAGGTTCCCAGGTCGGCATTGACACCGATACAGGAGAGCAATACCCGGTCGGTGGAGATATTATCGTTAAGATAGGCAACGTAAACGTGACTAACATGGATGACCTTCTCGACTTTATCGATAAGCATAAAGTAGGTGAGAAGATACCTCTTGAAATCTATCGCGATGGCAAAAGAATGACCCTTAAGCTTGAGTTAGGTGAGCGCCCTGAAAATTAA
- a CDS encoding type III pantothenate kinase has product MLLVIDVGNTHTVIGCFEERQLKADWRIATSRRATADELAFTISNLFQLGGFALNDIESLAIASVVPTVTTSLIDMSSNLLKKDILVVGPDTDTGVPILYDNPQEVGADRIANAVAGFEIYGGPLIIVDFGTATTFDAVTGRGEYLGGAIAPGVEVSSEALFARAARLCRVDLAPPKNAIGKNTRASIQSGVLIGAGGLVDRIIERFELEMGPVGQVVATGGLAGLIAPECTRVTAVDPTLTLTGLQRIYERNKA; this is encoded by the coding sequence ATGTTGCTTGTTATAGACGTTGGAAATACACACACCGTAATTGGCTGCTTTGAAGAAAGGCAGCTCAAGGCAGACTGGAGGATTGCGACAAGCCGCAGGGCAACAGCTGATGAGCTGGCCTTTACTATTTCAAACCTTTTTCAATTGGGCGGCTTTGCCCTTAACGATATAGAGTCGCTTGCAATAGCTTCGGTGGTACCAACAGTTACCACGTCGCTTATTGATATGTCGTCTAATTTATTGAAAAAGGATATCCTGGTCGTAGGCCCCGATACTGACACAGGGGTACCAATTCTTTATGATAACCCGCAGGAAGTTGGGGCGGACAGAATTGCCAATGCTGTTGCCGGATTTGAGATCTACGGTGGTCCGCTAATAATCGTAGATTTTGGAACTGCCACTACATTTGACGCGGTGACTGGGCGCGGTGAATACCTGGGCGGTGCGATTGCCCCTGGCGTTGAGGTATCCTCCGAGGCTTTATTTGCCCGTGCTGCTAGGCTCTGCAGAGTCGACTTGGCGCCGCCGAAAAACGCTATCGGCAAGAACACGCGTGCAAGCATTCAATCGGGAGTTCTTATTGGAGCCGGAGGATTGGTTGATAGAATCATAGAGCGATTTGAGCTTGAGATGGGCCCGGTAGGTCAAGTCGTAGCGACCGGTGGGCTTGCGGGCCTTATAGCTCCGGAGTGTACTCGTGTAACCGCTGTTGACCCGACTCTTACTCTTACCGGTCTGCAAAGGATTTACGAGAGAAACAAAGCATAG
- a CDS encoding nitroreductase family protein produces MALNDLTIQGASMALEEAIFSRRTVRKFLPDPVPRELLEKVVRAGIAAPSPLNSQPWHIIVVAGKQRDDVVKIIRKFPAYLADIMALYPKEMSEHISMEHISNFAKNLGGAPAVIFITTPRKINKYAHKVDLISCAAVIQNIQLMAWSLGLGTVCLTSALWVETEIMAFLGLKDHELVTVMPIGYRESDPEPTARSDENVTWIGF; encoded by the coding sequence ATGGCTCTTAATGATTTAACAATACAGGGAGCCTCAATGGCGCTCGAGGAAGCGATTTTTTCGCGGCGCACAGTTCGCAAATTTTTACCAGACCCTGTGCCTCGGGAGTTGCTGGAAAAGGTAGTTAGGGCTGGTATTGCTGCGCCATCACCGCTAAATAGCCAACCTTGGCATATAATTGTTGTAGCAGGTAAACAGCGGGATGATGTAGTAAAAATAATCCGCAAATTTCCTGCATATCTGGCTGATATCATGGCGCTTTATCCAAAAGAGATGTCTGAGCATATAAGCATGGAGCACATATCCAACTTTGCGAAGAATCTCGGAGGGGCACCTGCTGTTATTTTCATTACTACCCCTAGGAAAATCAACAAGTATGCCCATAAAGTAGATCTGATATCGTGCGCTGCGGTTATCCAAAATATCCAACTCATGGCCTGGTCTTTAGGCTTAGGAACAGTTTGTTTAACATCGGCCTTATGGGTAGAAACCGAAATAATGGCTTTTCTCGGCTTGAAAGACCACGAACTTGTTACCGTAATGCCGATAGGTTATCGTGAAAGCGACCCCGAGCCGACCGCACGCAGTGATGAAAATGTCACGTGGATAGGGTTTTAA
- a CDS encoding DUF1284 domain-containing protein, giving the protein MSKPINLRGHHLLCIYTFAGRGYSDAFVQNMHRIVEACKSPFQAIRITERADDICACCPHLIGTTCTKAEKRVLDMDRQVLKILKITPGTVSVSQFLRSKVKEAVDRGLFCAICTECEWFASFCRSTYAVNPVE; this is encoded by the coding sequence GTGAGCAAGCCGATTAACTTAAGAGGGCACCATCTTCTCTGTATCTACACCTTTGCCGGAAGAGGCTATAGCGATGCGTTTGTGCAGAATATGCACCGTATTGTAGAAGCCTGTAAATCCCCATTTCAGGCTATAAGAATTACCGAACGTGCAGACGATATCTGTGCATGTTGCCCCCACCTTATTGGGACAACATGCACAAAGGCAGAAAAGCGTGTACTTGATATGGATAGGCAGGTTTTGAAAATCCTAAAAATTACCCCTGGAACCGTTTCCGTATCCCAATTTCTTCGTTCAAAAGTTAAAGAGGCTGTGGACAGGGGGTTATTCTGCGCAATATGCACCGAATGCGAGTGGTTTGCATCCTTCTGCAGGTCCACCTATGCGGTTAACCCTGTCGAGTGA
- a CDS encoding biotin transporter BioY codes for MVKAALIAALTAATSLIKVSLPFTEVPLTLQVFFSLLAGATLGPAYGALSMLVYVLMGVVGLPVFAGGTAGLGVLFGPTGGYLFGFIAAACIVGFIISKGKVNTLRLTIAMVAGVFIIYLLGVLQLAFVNKLALSQAILLGAAPFILLDMIKAFVAAAVARGVGLATGEQAD; via the coding sequence ATGGTAAAAGCAGCGTTAATAGCTGCACTTACTGCTGCAACTTCTCTTATTAAGGTGAGCCTGCCTTTTACAGAAGTTCCCTTGACCCTGCAGGTTTTTTTCTCGCTCCTAGCCGGGGCTACTCTCGGTCCTGCTTACGGTGCGCTAAGTATGCTAGTGTATGTTTTAATGGGAGTAGTGGGGCTTCCTGTTTTCGCTGGAGGCACCGCAGGGTTGGGCGTTCTTTTTGGTCCGACCGGGGGGTATCTTTTTGGTTTTATAGCTGCAGCGTGCATTGTTGGTTTCATTATCTCAAAGGGTAAGGTAAATACCCTCCGACTTACCATAGCCATGGTCGCAGGGGTATTTATTATCTATCTCTTAGGTGTCCTGCAGCTTGCCTTTGTTAATAAACTGGCGCTTTCTCAAGCAATACTTTTAGGGGCTGCTCCATTTATCCTTTTGGACATGATAAAAGCTTTTGTTGCAGCTGCTGTTGCCAGGGGGGTAGGACTTGCAACAGGTGAGCAAGCCGATTAA
- a CDS encoding biotin--[acetyl-CoA-carboxylase] ligase, which translates to MKKQSTEVAIIKALKKHDGYLSGEELASESSISRAAIWKHINNLRGKGYEIEAVSRLGYRLVSSPDILIPEELIPILKTKYIGKRIVHETVVDSTNNVAKVLAEDGEKEGTVVVAEKQSRGKGRLNRSWSSPMGGIWLSVILRPNILPAEASRFPILAAVTTAKTIETLGIKPEIKWPNDILIKGKKVSGILLELTAQADKIDYLIIGFGINANFSLSRIPQDSRKHATTLSEALGRKINRREFVASLLFELEQGYNRLLDGDWKGIQKDWISRCTMLHKNISLSMLYGAVEGEFVGIDDYGSIRIKLPKGGIKSFAAGDVTVKKRLT; encoded by the coding sequence GTGAAAAAGCAATCGACTGAAGTAGCAATCATAAAAGCGCTTAAGAAACACGACGGGTATTTATCAGGCGAGGAGCTGGCTAGTGAATCATCAATTTCTCGCGCAGCTATCTGGAAGCATATCAACAACTTAAGGGGAAAAGGATATGAGATCGAGGCGGTTTCAAGGCTTGGCTACAGGCTTGTATCATCCCCAGACATACTCATCCCCGAGGAGCTAATACCGATTCTTAAAACAAAATATATCGGCAAAAGGATTGTTCATGAAACGGTTGTCGATTCAACTAATAATGTTGCCAAAGTTTTGGCGGAAGATGGTGAGAAGGAAGGCACTGTTGTAGTTGCAGAGAAGCAGAGCCGGGGGAAAGGCCGTCTTAACCGTAGCTGGTCGTCTCCGATGGGCGGCATCTGGCTCTCAGTAATTCTGCGCCCCAATATATTGCCAGCTGAGGCTTCAAGATTTCCTATACTTGCAGCGGTTACTACTGCAAAGACCATTGAGACCCTTGGGATCAAGCCTGAGATAAAATGGCCAAACGATATCTTAATAAAAGGCAAGAAGGTCAGCGGGATATTGCTTGAGTTAACTGCACAGGCAGATAAGATAGATTACTTAATCATAGGCTTTGGCATTAATGCGAACTTTAGCTTAAGCAGAATCCCTCAAGATAGCAGGAAGCACGCGACAACCCTTTCTGAGGCTTTGGGCAGAAAAATAAATAGGCGCGAGTTTGTTGCCAGCCTGCTTTTTGAACTTGAACAGGGGTATAACCGTCTTCTTGATGGTGATTGGAAGGGCATCCAAAAGGATTGGATTAGCAGGTGCACGATGCTTCATAAAAATATTTCCCTTAGCATGCTCTACGGAGCAGTCGAAGGCGAGTTTGTAGGTATTGACGATTATGGGTCTATCCGGATTAAGCTGCCAAAGGGCGGTATAAAATCCTTTGCGGCGGGGGATGTCACTGTTAAAAAGCGCTTGACTTAA
- a CDS encoding DedA family protein yields MNEAAITDTLIRYFSSYGYFVIFAVLFLENLFLLGLLIPGETVLILGAAFAAQSQLNIFYVIATAVIAAIAGNIAGYFIGRKGGRPLLEKVGERFSEGFWGRFISPEKIKAAEQYFDLHGTKTVFIGRFAAGLRTFIPLLAGAAKMDFPKFLAYTAAAVITWTVGLGLVGFFFGRNWPLIKKLFSRFSILILILIIIFVIYYVVRRSREKAID; encoded by the coding sequence ATGAATGAAGCTGCAATCACAGATACACTGATCCGATACTTTAGCAGTTACGGCTATTTTGTAATCTTTGCCGTGCTGTTTCTTGAGAACCTATTCTTGCTGGGGCTGTTGATTCCTGGGGAGACGGTCCTAATTCTTGGTGCAGCTTTTGCCGCACAAAGTCAACTTAATATATTCTATGTCATAGCTACTGCAGTTATTGCAGCAATAGCCGGCAATATTGCCGGCTATTTTATAGGCCGGAAAGGAGGGCGTCCCCTTCTTGAAAAAGTTGGGGAGCGATTTAGTGAGGGTTTTTGGGGCAGGTTTATATCGCCCGAGAAAATTAAGGCTGCTGAGCAGTACTTCGATTTACACGGTACAAAGACGGTGTTTATCGGAAGATTTGCTGCAGGTTTACGTACTTTTATACCGCTTCTTGCCGGTGCGGCAAAGATGGATTTTCCCAAGTTCTTGGCGTACACTGCTGCCGCAGTTATCACATGGACAGTTGGGTTAGGTCTTGTGGGGTTTTTCTTTGGGCGGAACTGGCCGCTAATCAAGAAGCTTTTCAGCAGATTTAGTATACTTATCTTAATACTAATCATCATATTTGTTATCTACTACGTAGTCAGGAGGAGCCGTGAAAAAGCAATCGACTGA
- the nadC gene encoding carboxylating nicotinate-nucleotide diphosphorylase: MFTSREFEKEVELAVKRAVEEDFGEAGDTTSKSVIGYGVSIRSEILAKSPGVIAGLPVAEKVFSYLDKNTIFLPLVNEGDFVSSGTRIAEVSGDALAILGGERVALNFLQHLSGIATETRMFKEKIDKYGVELLDTRKTMPGLRLLEKYATSVGGAVNHRFGLFDQILIKDNHIRIAGDIARAVKKAREAYPDLKVEVEAETLDEVKAALDAGADIILLDNMDIEHLKESVAIIGDKAIKEASGGITLANIAEVAATGVDRISTSAITQAAKPLDISMEIIN, translated from the coding sequence ATTTTTACGAGCCGGGAATTTGAAAAAGAGGTGGAGCTTGCAGTGAAGCGGGCGGTTGAGGAAGATTTCGGCGAGGCAGGAGATACCACCTCCAAATCTGTGATTGGATACGGTGTTAGCATAAGGTCTGAGATACTTGCCAAAAGCCCCGGTGTGATAGCAGGACTGCCGGTTGCAGAAAAAGTCTTCAGTTACCTAGATAAAAATACGATTTTTTTGCCTTTGGTAAACGAGGGCGACTTTGTTAGCTCCGGCACTAGAATTGCTGAAGTTTCAGGGGACGCACTGGCCATCCTTGGGGGCGAGAGGGTGGCGCTTAACTTCTTGCAGCATCTCTCCGGTATTGCTACCGAAACCCGCATGTTTAAAGAAAAAATTGATAAATATGGAGTCGAACTCCTGGACACGCGAAAGACGATGCCGGGCTTAAGGCTGCTGGAGAAATACGCCACATCGGTCGGTGGCGCGGTCAATCACCGCTTTGGTCTTTTTGACCAGATTCTTATCAAAGATAACCACATTAGAATTGCCGGAGATATAGCAAGGGCAGTAAAAAAAGCAAGAGAAGCTTATCCTGATTTAAAGGTTGAAGTTGAAGCAGAGACTTTAGATGAGGTTAAGGCTGCCCTTGACGCCGGGGCCGACATAATACTTCTTGATAATATGGATATTGAGCACTTGAAGGAATCGGTTGCTATAATAGGGGATAAGGCAATCAAGGAGGCATCCGGCGGCATTACGCTAGCCAACATAGCTGAAGTTGCCGCAACTGGAGTCGATCGCATCTCAACCAGTGCCATTACCCAAGCAGCAAAACCATTGGATATATCAATGGAGATTATTAACTAG